A region from the Oncorhynchus keta strain PuntledgeMale-10-30-2019 chromosome 5, Oket_V2, whole genome shotgun sequence genome encodes:
- the LOC118384541 gene encoding hsp90 co-chaperone Cdc37-like yields MTSRIDYSVWDHIEVSDDEDDTHPNIDTPSLFKWRHEARVERMDQFIKAGEDLEKGLAESKRKLTEAQKKTKNLSSSVTDDAKAELSKAQAEEKRLKKEEREWEKKLEDHRREEKKMPWNVDTLCKEGFSKSVMNVKPDVKEETEEQKEQKHKTFVEKYEKEIKHFGMMKRWDDSQKYLSDNPHLVCEETANYLVIMCIDLEVEEKKALMEQVAHQTIVMQFILELAKSLKVDPRGCFRQFFDKIKTADQQYQDAFNDELESFKERVRGRAKIRIERAMKEYEEEERQKRLGPGGLDPAEVYESLPEEMQKCFDEKDIAMLQTVITKLDPTEAKVHMKRCIDSGLWVPNSRAEEGDDKEEDATYEELNKEMGEQKIE; encoded by the exons ATGACAAGTAGGATAGACTACAGCGTGTGGGACCACATTGAGGTTTCAGATGATGAAGATGACACTCATCCAAACATCGATACACCCAGCCTTTTCAAATGGAGACATGAG GCGCGTGTGGAACGAATGGACCAGTTCATAAAGGCTGGGGAGGACCTGGAGAAGGGGCTAGCTGAATCTAAGCGCAAGTTGACTGAAGCACAGAAGAAGACCAAGAATCTGTCCAGTTCAGTCACGGACGATGCCAAAGCCGAGCTGAGCAAGGCACAGGCCGAGGAGAAGAGGCTGAAGAAGGAGGAGCGGGAGTGGGAGAAGAAACTGGAGGACCACCGGCGGGAAGAGAAGAAGATGCCATGGAATGTAGACACACTCTGCAAGGAGGGCTTCAGCAAG aGTGTTATGAATGTTAAACCAGATGTGAAGGAGGAGACCGAGGAGCAGAAAGAGCAGAAACACAAGACCTTTGTGGAGAAGTATGAGAAAGAGATCAAACACTTTG GTATGATGAAACGCTGGGACGACAGCCAGAAGTACCTATCAGACAACCCTCACCTGGTGTGTGAGGAGACGGCCAACTACCTAGTCATCATGTGCATTgacctggaggtggaggag AAGAAAGCGCTGATGGAGCAGGTGGCCCACCAGACCATAGTGATGCAGTTCATCCTGGAGCTGGCTAAGAGCCTGAAGGTGGATCCCCGCGGTTGCTTCCGTCAGTTCTTCGACAAGATAaag ACTGCAGATCAGCAGTATCAGGATGCCTTCAATGATGAGCTGGAGTCCTTTAAGGAGAGGGTGCGCGGCAGGGCCAAGATCCGCATCGAGAGGGCCATGAAGGAGTacgaagaggaggagagacagaaacgcCTGGGGCCCGGAGGACTGGATCCTGCCGAGGTGTATGAGTCCTTACCTGAG GagatgcagaaatgttttgacgAGAAGGACATTGCCATGTTGCAGACTGTCATCACGAAGCTGGACCCAACG GAGGCTAAGGTCCACATGAAGAGATGCATCGACTCTGGGCTCTGGGTCCCTAACTCACGGGCAGAAGAGGGAGATGACAAGGAGGAGGACGCTACTTATGAAGAGCTGAATAAGGAGATGGGCGAACAGAAGATAGAATGA